Proteins from a single region of Acidobacteriota bacterium:
- a CDS encoding membrane protein insertase YidC, with protein MDRRSLLAVALSVVVLIAWQVMFAPKLAPRPVAAPPAASPASAAPGAPTRDATAPPAATAPA; from the coding sequence ATGGACCGCCGCTCCCTCCTCGCCGTGGCCCTGTCGGTCGTGGTCCTCATCGCGTGGCAGGTGATGTTCGCGCCGAAGCTGGCGCCGCGGCCCGTCGCCGCGCCGCCCGCGGCGTCCCCGGCAAGCGCCGCGCCGGGCGCGCCGACCCGGGACGCGACGGCACCGCCCGCCGCGACGGCTCCCGC
- the yidD gene encoding membrane protein insertion efficiency factor YidD, which translates to MLPTRVALTLLRAYKKLLSPLLPAACRFHPTCSVYASDAIAKFGLGRGLLLTARRIGRCHPFHAGGFDPVP; encoded by the coding sequence ATGCTTCCCACGCGCGTCGCGCTGACGCTCCTTCGAGCGTACAAGAAGCTCCTCTCTCCCCTGCTTCCCGCGGCCTGCCGGTTCCATCCCACCTGCTCCGTCTACGCTTCGGACGCGATCGCGAAATTCGGTCTCGGGCGAGGTCTTCTCCTCACCGCCCGGCGCATCGGGCGGTGCCACCCGTTTCACGCGGGTGGATTCGATCCGGTGCCCTGA
- the rnpA gene encoding ribonuclease P protein component: MTHEGRGERLRPEDRLRKKVEFDNAYATGQRIPSRYFTLIVRPTNLEHPRLGLTISRAVGPSVKRNAVRRRLREAFRRNRDVMTQGLDIVIQARPGAPSATYAELAADLRRAIERYGERRRRS, encoded by the coding sequence GTGACTCACGAGGGCCGCGGCGAGCGCCTGCGGCCCGAGGACCGCCTTCGAAAGAAGGTCGAGTTCGACAACGCCTACGCGACCGGCCAACGTATCCCCTCCCGCTACTTCACGCTGATAGTACGACCGACGAACCTCGAGCATCCGCGCCTGGGTCTCACCATCTCCCGCGCGGTGGGTCCCTCGGTGAAGCGAAACGCCGTGAGACGGCGACTGCGCGAGGCGTTCCGGCGAAACAGGGACGTCATGACACAGGGACTCGACATCGTCATCCAGGCCCGGCCCGGCGCACCGAGCGCCACGTACGCGGAGCTCGCGGCGGATCTGCGCCGCGCGATCGAGCGATACGGCGAAAGACGGCGTCGATCGTGA